From one Myxococcales bacterium genomic stretch:
- a CDS encoding TetR/AcrR family transcriptional regulator → MMTIMRYADGHKEAVRQRIVDAASAALRRSGLAAVSIPALMKSAGLTHGGFYAHFEDRDELVAAAVQAAGAATAQGAFAESVPLEETLARYLSKGHVEHPEGGCVVAALGTDGHRQAPSVRRAFAEVAKGLLRLVDGKLHRNQRARSPSDEALRLASTMVGAVVLARLVDDPKLADRLLRAARASAPD, encoded by the coding sequence ATGATGACCATCATGCGATACGCCGACGGGCACAAAGAAGCCGTTCGACAGCGCATCGTCGACGCCGCGTCCGCGGCCCTGCGGCGGAGCGGCCTCGCCGCCGTGAGCATTCCGGCGCTCATGAAGTCCGCCGGGCTTACGCACGGTGGCTTCTACGCGCACTTCGAGGATCGCGACGAACTGGTGGCCGCTGCCGTGCAAGCCGCCGGCGCGGCCACCGCGCAGGGGGCCTTCGCAGAGTCCGTGCCCCTCGAAGAGACGCTCGCGCGGTATCTCTCGAAGGGTCACGTCGAACACCCCGAAGGAGGGTGCGTCGTGGCCGCCCTGGGCACCGACGGACACCGGCAAGCGCCGTCGGTTCGCCGAGCCTTCGCTGAGGTGGCTAAAGGCCTCTTGCGGCTCGTCGACGGAAAGCTCCACCGCAACCAACGGGCGCGGTCTCCCAGCGACGAAGCGCTACGGCTTGCGTCGACCATGGTGGGCGCTGTGGTCCTCGCCCGCCTCGTCGACGATCCGAAGCTCGCGGACCGACTTCTCCGAGCCGCGCGCGCGTCGGCGCCCGATTGA
- a CDS encoding putative DNA-binding domain-containing protein yields the protein MNLREVYELMGPLVLRGESPGATAKKLFPNSIDPSSARGLEAYAWNAFATRKEMLESVFPRTRDAIVRTCGERAWLDLGPSFSRAHPATHAKLLRTAEPFPCFLAGRRQIPRWVVELADLELVGRQTYHHPLDDDDSAPLRLSVTLVLRGYGHDFATWLHGSERELPRGRPAAKQVVLAFWRDDRGQSRRAGLGNHQLTLLREIRAGRTPPSTCSEWLGTLLTWGLVRGRHHGELAAARVDEGRMA from the coding sequence ATGAACCTTCGCGAGGTCTATGAGCTCATGGGCCCCCTCGTGCTCCGCGGCGAGAGCCCCGGCGCGACGGCCAAGAAGCTCTTCCCCAACTCGATCGATCCGTCGAGCGCGCGCGGCCTCGAGGCTTACGCTTGGAACGCGTTCGCCACGCGCAAGGAGATGTTGGAGAGCGTCTTCCCCCGTACCCGTGATGCCATCGTAAGGACGTGCGGCGAGCGAGCGTGGCTAGACCTCGGCCCTTCGTTCTCTCGCGCGCACCCGGCAACGCACGCGAAGCTGCTTCGAACCGCGGAGCCCTTCCCATGCTTCCTCGCGGGGCGGCGTCAGATTCCTCGCTGGGTCGTGGAGCTCGCCGATCTAGAGCTCGTGGGGCGGCAGACGTATCACCATCCGCTCGACGACGATGACAGCGCCCCTCTACGCCTCTCCGTGACGCTCGTGCTTCGCGGGTACGGGCACGACTTCGCCACATGGCTCCACGGCAGCGAACGCGAGTTGCCGCGTGGCAGGCCGGCCGCGAAGCAGGTGGTCCTGGCCTTCTGGCGGGATGATCGCGGACAGTCCCGCAGGGCGGGCCTGGGCAACCACCAGCTCACTCTTCTAAGGGAGATTCGCGCCGGCCGAACTCCTCCGAGCACGTGCAGCGAATGGCTCGGCACGCTGCTTACCTGGGGCCTCGTGCGAGGGCGTCACCACGGCGAGCTGGCAGCTGCTCGGGTCGATGAGGGGCGCATGGCATGA
- a CDS encoding DUF692 domain-containing protein, translating to MRTEPTISGFGLGLRPSFAATLPATTRQLDFLEVIPENWIGSGGERRRTLEQCRERWPLVPHSVSLSLGGVDPLDDDFIEQARDFAAAIGAPFWSDHIACSRLCGAYAHDLLPVPFSWEAIDNLVGRFRAAEARLGVPVVLENPTYYARMPGSTLTEGRFLSEVLEGCDAGFLLDVNNVYVNSCNHGFDPYALIDELPLERVVQLHMAGHSRGDVRVVDTHGAPVSEAVWQLYEHTIRRARRIVPTLIEWDSDIPSLDRLLDEVDTARSRATAALASLVTEAA from the coding sequence CAGCTCGACTTTCTCGAGGTGATCCCCGAGAACTGGATCGGGAGCGGTGGGGAGCGGAGGCGGACGCTCGAGCAATGCCGCGAGCGTTGGCCTCTCGTGCCGCACAGCGTCTCACTCTCTCTCGGCGGCGTTGATCCGCTCGACGACGACTTCATCGAGCAGGCTCGAGACTTCGCCGCAGCCATCGGGGCGCCGTTTTGGAGCGATCACATCGCCTGCTCGCGCCTCTGTGGTGCCTACGCTCACGATCTCTTGCCGGTGCCGTTTTCATGGGAGGCCATCGACAACCTCGTGGGTCGCTTTCGCGCTGCCGAGGCGCGCCTCGGTGTTCCCGTCGTGCTCGAGAACCCGACGTACTACGCACGCATGCCCGGGAGCACACTCACCGAAGGGCGCTTCCTCTCCGAGGTCCTTGAGGGCTGCGACGCCGGCTTTCTGCTCGACGTGAACAACGTGTACGTCAACAGCTGCAACCACGGCTTCGATCCGTACGCCCTCATCGACGAGCTTCCGCTGGAGCGAGTCGTCCAGCTCCACATGGCGGGGCACTCACGGGGCGACGTTCGTGTCGTGGACACGCACGGTGCGCCCGTTTCGGAGGCGGTGTGGCAGCTCTACGAGCACACCATTCGTCGCGCACGTCGCATCGTGCCCACGCTCATCGAATGGGACAGTGACATCCCGAGCCTCGACCGTCTCTTGGATGAGGTCGACACAGCGCGCAGCCGCGCCACGGCGGCCCTCGCGTCGCTAGTCACGGAGGCCGCATGA